A genomic stretch from Candidatus Poribacteria bacterium includes:
- a CDS encoding exo-alpha-sialidase has translation MAKPLYEEEFIFDPQIEDHGHVHASCIVECPNGDLRAVWYENGRELPPPYYSERRDKSDDVRIGGSRKPIGADSWEKPFVMSDTFGVSNNNPCMAIDRRGHLWLVHATLLGVPRWTWGSALLRYKISSRYDRPGPPIWDRENILVPRIAELEEMASEGNPLSSRLGWMPRAHPLIRSDGAVVIPLANENFYIAAMAITQDSGETWTFSKPVPGRGVIQPTLVEFPDGTITAFFRTSGGRIRRSDSLDGGITWSQMREIDLIHPGSGLEAILLRNGHLLMICNDKEDARDRLAVSISTDRGRTWRWTRHLEDTPGERFDYPSIIQARDDTLHATYTYNLRTIKHVHFNEEWVMEEGEGESEEGV, from the coding sequence ATGGCTAAACCGCTCTATGAGGAGGAGTTCATCTTCGACCCTCAGATCGAGGATCACGGACATGTGCATGCATCGTGCATCGTGGAGTGTCCCAACGGCGATCTCAGAGCCGTCTGGTACGAAAACGGGAGGGAGCTCCCGCCGCCTTACTACTCGGAGAGGAGAGACAAAAGCGACGATGTGCGTATCGGGGGTTCGCGTAAGCCCATAGGGGCGGACTCCTGGGAAAAGCCGTTTGTGATGAGCGATACCTTCGGTGTGTCCAACAACAATCCGTGCATGGCCATCGATCGCCGGGGACATCTCTGGCTCGTCCACGCCACCCTGTTAGGAGTGCCCCGCTGGACGTGGGGAAGCGCCCTTCTGCGGTATAAGATATCGTCGCGATACGATAGACCGGGACCGCCGATCTGGGATAGGGAAAACATCCTCGTCCCCCGTATCGCTGAGCTTGAGGAAATGGCGTCCGAGGGTAATCCTCTGAGCTCGCGGCTGGGATGGATGCCCCGTGCACATCCGCTCATCCGTTCGGACGGCGCTGTTGTGATCCCCCTGGCGAACGAGAACTTTTACATCGCCGCCATGGCCATCACCCAGGACAGCGGTGAGACTTGGACCTTCTCGAAGCCGGTTCCCGGGCGGGGTGTTATACAGCCGACGCTGGTGGAGTTCCCTGACGGGACGATAACGGCCTTCTTCCGCACGTCCGGCGGTAGGATCAGGCGAAGTGACTCGTTGGACGGCGGAATCACGTGGTCCCAGATGAGGGAGATCGATCTGATACATCCCGGCTCAGGGCTCGAGGCCATTTTATTGCGCAACGGTCACCTGTTGATGATCTGCAACGACAAGGAGGACGCCCGCGATCGGCTCGCCGTCTCCATATCGACGGATCGTGGCCGGACGTGGCGTTGGACGCGCCATCTAGAGGATACCCCAGGCGAACGGTTCGACTATCCTTCAATCATCCAGGCGAGGGACGACACCCTTCACGCCACCTATACCTATAACCTCCGCACCATAAAACACGTCCATTTCAACGAGGAGTGGGTGATGGAGGAGGGCGAAGGTGAATCGGAAGAGGGCGTATAA